One segment of Rhodanobacter thiooxydans DNA contains the following:
- a CDS encoding DEAD/DEAH box helicase: MPSPVSDHAPVPSGFGALALHPDVLRVLADVGYESPSPIQAATIPPLLEGRDVLGQAQTGTGKTAAFALPILSRIERKPGKPQALVLAPTRELAIQVAEAFQTYAAHLPGFQVLPIYGGQSYGPQLHSLKRGVHVVVGTPGRVIDHLDKGTLDLSELKYLVLDEADEMLRMGFIDDVEKVLQATPPQRQVALFSATMPTQIRKIAQRHLKDPVEVTIKSSTTTAANIHQRYWFVSGMHKLDALTRILEAEPFDAMIIFARTKQATEELAEKLQARGLAAAAINGDIAQAQRERVIQQLKDGKLDILVATDVAARGLDVERISHVLNYDIPYDTESYVHRIGRTGRAGRSGEAILFVSPRERGMLHAIERATRQPIEQMQLPSVEVVNDVRIGKFKQRISDMLAQGDLGQFQQLIEQYEQEHNVPAVEIAAALARIAQGDQPLLLAPPPKREKYEPASRERVERAIPRERTSSERRPPHARETTAASHQPRESRSHEQRPREHAAHERAGHEQAPPRDFGQRPLRAHATEEGKRTYRIEVGHEHGVKPGNIIGAIANEAGLDSQYIGRLSIRDHYSLVDLPDGMPKEVFEHLKKVWVVQQQLRIHEWDGSDTGSSAAPEHKPGGFRKPGSFKPRPGGAKPPRRK, translated from the coding sequence ATGCCATCCCCCGTCTCCGACCACGCCCCGGTTCCGTCCGGTTTTGGCGCGCTGGCGCTGCATCCCGACGTTTTGCGCGTACTGGCCGACGTCGGCTATGAATCGCCCTCGCCGATCCAGGCCGCCACCATCCCGCCGCTGCTGGAAGGCCGCGACGTGCTGGGCCAGGCGCAGACCGGCACCGGCAAGACCGCCGCGTTCGCGCTGCCGATCCTGTCGCGCATCGAGCGCAAGCCGGGCAAGCCGCAGGCGCTGGTGCTGGCGCCCACGCGCGAACTGGCGATCCAGGTGGCCGAGGCGTTCCAGACCTATGCCGCGCACCTGCCCGGCTTCCAGGTGCTGCCGATCTACGGCGGCCAGAGCTACGGCCCGCAGCTGCATTCGCTCAAGCGCGGCGTGCACGTCGTGGTCGGCACGCCAGGCCGCGTCATCGATCACCTGGACAAGGGCACGCTGGACCTGTCCGAACTGAAGTACCTGGTGCTGGACGAAGCCGACGAGATGCTGCGCATGGGTTTCATCGACGACGTCGAGAAAGTGCTGCAGGCGACTCCGCCGCAGCGCCAGGTCGCGCTGTTTTCCGCGACCATGCCCACGCAGATCCGCAAGATCGCACAGCGCCACCTGAAGGATCCGGTCGAAGTCACCATCAAGTCCTCGACCACCACCGCGGCGAACATCCACCAGCGCTACTGGTTCGTCAGCGGCATGCACAAGCTCGACGCGCTGACCCGCATCCTGGAGGCCGAGCCGTTCGACGCGATGATCATCTTCGCGCGCACCAAGCAGGCCACCGAGGAGCTGGCCGAGAAGCTGCAGGCGCGCGGCCTGGCCGCCGCCGCGATCAACGGCGACATCGCCCAGGCGCAGCGCGAGCGGGTGATCCAGCAGCTGAAGGACGGCAAGCTGGACATCCTGGTCGCCACTGACGTGGCCGCACGCGGCCTCGACGTGGAGCGGATCAGCCACGTGCTGAACTACGACATCCCGTACGACACCGAAAGCTACGTGCACCGCATCGGCCGCACCGGCCGCGCCGGGCGCAGCGGCGAGGCGATCCTGTTCGTCAGCCCGCGCGAGCGCGGCATGCTGCATGCGATCGAGCGCGCAACCCGGCAGCCGATCGAGCAGATGCAGCTGCCGTCGGTCGAGGTGGTCAACGACGTGCGCATTGGCAAGTTCAAGCAGCGCATCAGCGACATGCTGGCGCAGGGCGACCTCGGCCAGTTCCAGCAGTTGATCGAACAGTACGAGCAGGAACACAACGTGCCGGCAGTCGAGATCGCCGCCGCGCTGGCGCGCATCGCCCAAGGCGACCAGCCGCTGCTGCTGGCGCCACCGCCGAAGCGCGAGAAGTACGAACCCGCATCGCGCGAGCGCGTCGAACGCGCGATCCCGCGCGAACGCACGAGCAGCGAGCGGCGTCCGCCGCATGCGCGCGAAACAACCGCCGCCAGCCATCAGCCGCGCGAGTCCAGGTCGCACGAACAGCGGCCACGCGAACACGCCGCGCACGAGCGTGCGGGACACGAGCAGGCACCACCGCGCGACTTCGGCCAGCGTCCGCTGCGTGCGCATGCCACCGAAGAAGGCAAGCGCACGTATCGCATCGAGGTCGGCCACGAGCACGGCGTGAAACCGGGCAACATCATCGGTGCGATCGCCAACGAAGCCGGGCTGGACAGCCAGTACATCGGCCGCCTCAGCATTCGCGACCACTACAGCCTGGTCGACCTGCCCGACGGTATGCCGAAGGAAGTGTTCGAGCACCTGAAGAAGGTATGGGTAGTGCAGCAGCAGTTGCGCATCCACGAGTGGGACGGCAGCGACACCGGCAGCAGCGCAGCGCCGGAGCACAAGCCGGGCGGTTTCAGGAAGCCTGGCAGCTTCAAGCCGCGGCCCGGCGGCGCCAAGCCGCCGCGGCGCAAGTAA